In Mytilus trossulus isolate FHL-02 chromosome 14, PNRI_Mtr1.1.1.hap1, whole genome shotgun sequence, a genomic segment contains:
- the LOC134698147 gene encoding uncharacterized protein LOC134698147: MFYECCQPLYNHVFQVKRKRKMDKEDKRRYFVVGSVYLEVVTPLFQQKLEQKYEGLNFRCLKDFLDKEAVIHILFHLRHRNAWCCIDKANCTNQGALPLNHHQWKQLYAENPGPGIHNCFCKYTAKSVDPEDLDLSLCGLILYNCCNLRQLDEEAVHILRRNKNDYLSHNTTCGITKDEYGPLMDELKTNILQLDQTKEDELIRIQNRPLDDALCNKYMTTLLDIHEILEKIDTKIDLSTNQILDTLDTVNMNNAGLTAKIEEFMQRVVCQNCRGKFDKQEIKDQPVKHYKLGQSIFTLHHETDLTSVVDDDTKVSDIVMMDDGRLVMCIPNQRRLLICNTDGSQVDSIDVQGKPLFVTAVNNSTVAVTLMRSKCIEMYDINNKLKLKSISLPDMWWVSGITTKNNKLVVGGNNTLLIIDHQTGEVVQTIKTDCDPYKLHGSGDRLFYSDNNYLNNNLYWYSYTDDIHHTLTLPSRPESMTTLQDGSLYVVCEDGSVQHVSSDGKQYKTVTTKGLQNCTYSFVSYNSKQKKLIINHERDNRCIFKVFYEK, from the exons ATGTTTTATGAATGTTGTCAGCCATTATACAATCATGTTTTCCAAGTAAAACGAAAAAGAAA AATGGACAAAGAAGATAAAAGAAGATACTTTGTTGTTGGATCTGTTTACTTAGAGGTTGTTACTCCATTGTTTCAACAAAAGTTAGAACAAAAATATGAAGGCCTAAACTTCAGATGTTTAAAGGATTTTCTTGATAAAGAGGCAGTCATCCACATCTTATTTCACCTACGCCACAGGAATGCATGGTGCTGTATAGATAAAGCAAACTGCACCAACCAAGGAGCTCTTCCTCTAAATCATCACCAATGGAAACAACTTTATGCTGAAAATCCAGGGCCTGGTATACACAACTGTTTTTGTAAGTACACAGCCAAGTCAGTCGACCCCGAAGATCTTGATTTGAGTTTGTGTGGCCTTATATTATATAACTGCTGTAACTTGAGACAACTTGATGAAGAAGCAGTCCATATACTCCGACGGAATAAGAATGACTATCTAAGTCATAACACAACATGTGGTATAACCAAGGATGAGTATGGCCCATTGATGGATGAGCTAAAGACCAATATCCTTCAACTTGACCAGACCAAAGAAGATGAACTGATAAGGATACAGAATAGACCACTGGATGATGCTCTGTGTAACAAATACATGACAACCCTTCTTGACATCCATGAAATATTGGAAAAg attgaCACCAAAATAGATTTAAGTACTAATCAAATATTAGATACTTTAGATACTGTAAACATGAACAATGCTGGGCTTACAGCTAAAATAGAG gaattcATGCAGAGAGTAGTTTGCCAGAACTGTAGGGGGAAATTTGATAAACAAG aaataaaagatCAACCAGTAAAACACTACAAACTAGGACAGTCTATCTTCACACTACATCATGAGACAGACCTGACATCAGTAGTTGATGATGACACTAAGGTATCAGATATAGTGATGATGGATGATGGTAGACTGGTGATGTGTATACCTAACCAGAGGAGACTACTGATCTGTAATACAGATGGATCACAGGTAGACAGTATAGATGTACAGGGTAAACCATTGTTTGTTACAGCAGTCAACAACTCTACAGTAGCTGTTACACTGATGAGGAGTAAGTGTATAGAGATGTATGACATAAACAATAAACTTAAACTTAAATCAATATCACTACCTGACATGTGGTGGGTGAGTGGCATTACAACTAAAAACAACAAGTTAGTTGTAGGTGGTAACAACACACTACTGATCATAGATCATCAGACAGGAGAGGTGGTACAGACAATAAAGACTGACTGTGATCCTTACAAGTTACATGGTTCTGGTGACAGATTATTCTACAGTGATAACAACTACTTGAACAACAATCTGTACTGGTACAGTTATACTGATGACATACATCACACCCTAACATTACCATCAAGACCTGAGAGTATGACTACACTACAAGATGGCAGTCTGTATGTGGTGTGTGAAGATGGTTCAGTACAACATGTGTCATCTGATGGTAAACAGTATAAAACTGTTACCACAAAGGGACTTCAAAATTGTACATACTCTTTTGTGTCATATAATTCGAAGCAAAAGAAACTCATCATTAACCATGAAAGGGACAATAGATgtatattcaaagttttttatGAGAAATAA